A single region of the Corallococcus caeni genome encodes:
- a CDS encoding PAS domain-containing sensor histidine kinase — translation MAPAWELPADNETPCILLEPLYGETGEALDFRWTSMNVPAEGWVRSLELGRHLSLWTREGVALFDVAAFVRVLMRGVPHVGLVQGDAAGRRYVVVRHAEGLAMWLLPRDEGQAADAHQAERERAARQEVEAALARAEQTVSALREAEERYRLATRATHDVLWDWHFATDRVRWDPGTGDAFGHATAVLEHKLGWWGERVHDEDRERVVDRLVEFVASTGDVWSEEYRFQRADGSWAHVLDRGVLARDDEGRPVRMIGSMMDVTERTRQMETMVEEARFRERFIGILGHDLRNPLNAIVLSARAQKRRGPLECTPEQHRQHAQRIEASATRMGNMIADLLDLTRARLAGGIPLRKGPTDLGAVCQQVVDELSAAYPDRAVAVDVDGKAEGEWDAERLAQVLSNLVGNALEHGSPDAPVFLRCWAKGEHQVLEVQNPGSPIPEELRERLFDPFRQGEGEREQGGRRNSGLGLGLFIVKEIVQAHGGTVEVTSSEKEGTTFTVRLPRPPRPKAKVKAGKGRTRTA, via the coding sequence ATGGCTCCGGCATGGGAACTGCCCGCTGACAACGAGACGCCCTGCATCCTCCTCGAGCCGCTGTACGGGGAGACAGGGGAGGCGCTCGACTTCCGGTGGACGTCCATGAACGTCCCGGCCGAGGGCTGGGTGCGCTCGCTGGAGCTGGGCCGGCACCTGTCCCTGTGGACGCGGGAGGGCGTCGCGCTGTTCGACGTGGCGGCGTTCGTGCGCGTGCTGATGCGCGGAGTCCCGCACGTGGGGCTGGTGCAGGGGGACGCGGCGGGGCGGCGGTACGTGGTGGTGCGTCACGCAGAGGGCCTGGCGATGTGGCTGTTGCCGCGCGACGAGGGGCAGGCGGCGGACGCCCACCAGGCGGAGCGGGAGCGGGCGGCGCGGCAGGAGGTGGAGGCGGCGCTGGCGCGGGCGGAGCAGACGGTGAGCGCGCTGCGCGAGGCGGAGGAGCGCTACCGGCTGGCGACGCGCGCCACGCATGACGTGCTGTGGGACTGGCACTTCGCCACGGACCGCGTGCGGTGGGACCCGGGCACGGGGGACGCGTTCGGCCACGCCACGGCGGTGCTGGAGCACAAGCTGGGCTGGTGGGGCGAGCGCGTGCACGACGAGGACCGCGAGCGCGTGGTGGACCGGCTGGTGGAGTTCGTCGCGTCCACGGGGGACGTGTGGAGCGAGGAGTACCGCTTCCAGCGCGCGGACGGCAGCTGGGCGCACGTGCTGGACCGCGGCGTGCTGGCGCGCGACGACGAGGGGCGCCCGGTGCGGATGATCGGCTCCATGATGGACGTCACCGAGCGCACCCGTCAGATGGAGACCATGGTGGAGGAGGCGCGCTTCCGGGAGCGCTTCATCGGCATCCTGGGGCATGACCTGCGCAACCCGCTCAACGCCATCGTGCTGTCGGCGCGGGCACAGAAGCGCCGGGGGCCGCTGGAGTGCACGCCCGAACAGCACCGGCAGCACGCGCAGCGCATCGAGGCCTCCGCGACGCGCATGGGGAACATGATCGCGGACCTGCTGGATTTGACGCGCGCCCGGCTGGCGGGCGGCATCCCGCTGCGCAAGGGCCCCACGGACCTGGGGGCGGTGTGCCAGCAGGTGGTGGACGAATTGTCGGCGGCGTACCCGGACCGCGCGGTGGCGGTGGACGTGGACGGCAAGGCGGAGGGCGAGTGGGACGCGGAGCGGCTGGCGCAGGTGCTCTCCAACCTGGTGGGCAACGCGCTGGAGCACGGCAGCCCGGACGCGCCGGTGTTCCTGCGCTGCTGGGCGAAGGGCGAGCACCAGGTGCTGGAGGTGCAGAACCCCGGCTCGCCCATCCCGGAGGAGCTGCGCGAGCGGCTGTTTGATCCGTTCCGCCAGGGCGAGGGCGAGCGCGAGCAGGGCGGCCGGCGCAACAGCGGCCTGGGGCTGGGGTTGTTCATCGTGAAGGAGATCGTCCAGGCGCACGGAGGGACGGTGGAGGTGACGTCCTCGGAGAAGGAGGGCACGACGTTCACGGTGCGGCTGCCGCGGCCTCCGCGTCCGAAGGCCAAGGTGAAGGCAGGCAAGGGCCGCACGCGGACGGCCTGA
- a CDS encoding SRPBCC domain-containing protein, with protein MTADRARVTTFVAVSPLDAFEVFTEETDLWWGKSPRYRGLQNPDAVLRFDPPGPGGRLLESFGEQVFEIGRVLVWEPGARLVFQWRASNFAPGETTEVDVRFEPTFGGTRVVLEHRGWDAIRMDHPVRHGLDGPATVATMGRWWGDLVTRYRLRAARPRPT; from the coding sequence ATGACGGCCGACCGCGCCCGCGTCACCACCTTCGTCGCCGTGTCCCCGCTGGACGCCTTCGAGGTCTTCACCGAGGAGACCGACCTCTGGTGGGGCAAGAGCCCGCGCTACCGCGGCCTCCAGAACCCCGACGCCGTCCTGCGCTTCGACCCGCCCGGTCCCGGCGGCCGCCTGCTGGAGTCCTTCGGGGAGCAGGTCTTTGAAATCGGCCGCGTGCTCGTCTGGGAACCCGGCGCGCGGCTCGTCTTCCAATGGCGCGCGAGCAACTTCGCCCCCGGAGAGACCACCGAGGTCGACGTCCGCTTCGAGCCCACCTTCGGCGGCACCCGCGTCGTGCTCGAGCACCGGGGCTGGGACGCCATCCGCATGGACCACCCCGTGCGCCATGGCCTGGATGGACCGGCCACCGTCGCGACGATGGGCCGCTGGTGGGGGGACCTCGTCACGCGCTACCGGCTCCGCGCCGCGCGGCCCCGCCCCACTTGA
- a CDS encoding ArsR/SmtB family transcription factor, whose amino-acid sequence MATPSALDRTLAALADPTRRGVVDRLRQRPHPAGELAAAFDMSPPAMSRHLRVLRQTGLVEERIDADDARVRVYSLRPEPFAALRGWLDEVESFWADQLGAFKAHAERTRGTKPSGGRKS is encoded by the coding sequence ATGGCCACTCCGTCCGCGCTCGACCGAACCCTGGCCGCCCTCGCCGACCCCACGCGCCGGGGCGTCGTGGACCGGCTGCGCCAGCGGCCCCACCCCGCCGGAGAGCTGGCGGCCGCGTTCGACATGAGCCCTCCCGCCATGTCCCGCCACCTGCGCGTACTGCGCCAGACGGGGCTCGTGGAGGAGCGCATCGACGCGGACGACGCCCGCGTGCGCGTCTACTCCCTGCGCCCGGAGCCCTTCGCCGCCCTGCGCGGCTGGCTGGACGAGGTGGAGTCCTTCTGGGCGGATCAGCTGGGCGCCTTCAAGGCCCACGCGGAGCGCACCCGGGGCACGAAGCCCTCCGGAGGCCGCAAGTCATGA
- a CDS encoding VOC family protein, which translates to MKPIPEDWPRISSSLFYEDAPAAIDWLERAFGFQTRLKVEGADNSIVHSELVYGDGVIMVNSSGRHDLHRSPRLHGGANTQTLTVYVDDVDAHCAQARAAGAVILMEPETKNYGDDWGTNRTYGAQDLEGHRWWFTQRIFTPA; encoded by the coding sequence ATGAAGCCCATCCCCGAGGACTGGCCGCGCATCTCCTCCAGCCTCTTCTACGAGGACGCCCCCGCCGCCATCGACTGGCTGGAGCGCGCCTTCGGCTTCCAGACGCGGCTCAAGGTGGAGGGCGCGGACAACAGCATCGTGCACTCGGAGCTGGTCTACGGCGACGGCGTCATCATGGTGAACTCCTCCGGGCGCCATGACCTCCACCGCAGCCCCCGGCTGCACGGGGGCGCCAACACGCAGACCCTCACGGTCTACGTGGACGACGTGGACGCCCACTGCGCCCAGGCGCGCGCGGCCGGCGCCGTCATCCTCATGGAGCCGGAGACCAAGAACTACGGCGACGACTGGGGCACCAACCGCACCTATGGCGCCCAGGACCTCGAAGGCCACCGCTGGTGGTTCACCCAGCGCATCTTCACTCCGGCGTAG